Proteins found in one bacterium BMS3Abin02 genomic segment:
- the phoR_2 gene encoding alkaline phosphatase synthesis sensor protein PhoR encodes MPTILEVVSHAHPEDFRTRTAVLGMRVMMLLILALVVTAYLNGLITDLRVWGPALLTFLAVVLLTLLQWTTLQHRWLGRLLLWLLFAVVIASLTAAGTIPELQSAVLAADLAVVALSAVMTGLIAHTTISVLVAASYLAVALTGGERPADIIVPLVAVAGVSLAVGMLTRGFRRESRLATERLETLKAREVDLARLYDVSTATSAAETVQEALPVLVGRIGQYLHAQVGALLLRDPHRPYLNVMSPIWTVGNALEVDGYRIPLRNAGDLERVYLSGSPAIFQDIDQDPDVHGLLGELGVHNAIAAPMKVEDRTLGVMVLADKVDGTFTEDDVEALVSLSTPTALAIAQLERIEEAAQTSKKMEELAAMKTDFVSVVSHELRTPLTSIIGSLATLTRPEFQPADEMARDLLDSARSQADRLRRLIEDLLIVSRIEGRALPTQHELIDLEALLAAALVDIPNTERVTIECAPISLRSDPDHLQRIVINLVENALRYAPDAAVEVTATESDGAVTISVVDHGPGIPAEVRDRVFERFTQLGPTSTRKQGGTGLGLAIVRGLVSALGGTVRLKDTPGGGATFEVWIPKAPPDAPSGQHKRSNDEE; translated from the coding sequence ATGCCGACCATACTGGAGGTTGTGAGTCACGCTCATCCGGAGGATTTCAGAACGAGGACGGCCGTACTCGGTATGCGCGTCATGATGCTGCTCATCCTGGCGCTGGTCGTCACGGCGTATCTGAACGGCCTCATCACCGACCTCCGGGTCTGGGGACCGGCTCTCCTCACGTTTCTCGCGGTCGTCCTGCTGACGCTGCTGCAGTGGACGACGCTCCAGCATCGCTGGTTGGGACGCCTCCTGCTGTGGCTCCTCTTTGCCGTCGTCATCGCGAGCCTGACCGCTGCCGGCACGATTCCCGAACTCCAGTCTGCGGTGCTCGCCGCCGACCTGGCGGTCGTCGCCCTCTCTGCGGTGATGACCGGCCTCATCGCGCACACGACCATCAGTGTGCTCGTCGCGGCCTCCTACCTCGCCGTGGCGCTGACGGGCGGTGAGCGTCCGGCGGACATCATCGTTCCTCTCGTCGCGGTCGCCGGGGTATCGCTGGCCGTCGGCATGCTGACCCGCGGGTTTCGTCGGGAGAGCCGTCTGGCCACCGAGCGGCTCGAAACACTCAAGGCCCGCGAGGTGGACCTGGCGAGACTCTACGACGTGTCGACGGCCACCTCGGCCGCCGAGACCGTGCAAGAGGCCCTCCCGGTCCTCGTTGGCAGGATCGGCCAATACCTGCATGCCCAGGTGGGAGCTCTGTTGTTGCGGGACCCGCATCGCCCCTACCTGAACGTCATGAGTCCGATCTGGACGGTTGGGAACGCTTTGGAGGTCGACGGCTACCGGATCCCGCTTCGCAACGCCGGTGATCTCGAACGCGTGTATTTGTCGGGCTCCCCCGCGATCTTCCAGGACATCGACCAAGACCCGGACGTTCACGGGCTGCTCGGCGAGCTCGGTGTCCACAACGCGATCGCAGCACCGATGAAAGTGGAGGATCGCACGCTGGGTGTCATGGTGCTGGCAGACAAGGTCGACGGGACGTTCACCGAGGATGACGTCGAAGCCCTCGTCTCGCTCTCCACGCCGACTGCACTGGCGATCGCGCAACTCGAACGGATCGAAGAAGCGGCGCAAACCAGCAAGAAGATGGAAGAGCTTGCGGCAATGAAGACGGATTTCGTGTCTGTCGTCAGTCACGAACTCAGAACACCGCTCACATCGATCATCGGTTCTCTCGCAACGCTCACACGTCCGGAGTTCCAGCCTGCCGACGAAATGGCGCGCGATCTGCTCGACTCTGCACGCTCACAGGCAGACAGGCTCCGTCGTCTCATCGAAGACCTCCTGATCGTCTCGAGAATCGAAGGAAGGGCACTTCCGACCCAGCACGAACTCATCGACCTCGAGGCCCTCTTGGCAGCCGCCTTGGTCGACATCCCCAACACGGAACGCGTGACGATCGAGTGTGCGCCGATCTCGCTGCGTTCCGATCCCGACCATCTCCAGCGGATCGTCATCAATCTCGTCGAGAATGCTCTCCGGTATGCCCCAGACGCGGCCGTCGAGGTGACCGCCACCGAAAGCGACGGCGCCGTCACCATCTCCGTCGTCGACCACGGGCCCGGCATCCCGGCCGAGGTGCGCGACCGGGTCTTCGAGCGCTTCACTCAGCTCGGCCCGACCTCCACGAGGAAACAGGGCGGAACGGGCCTGGGTCTCGCCATCGTTCGCGGCCTGGTGAGTGCGCTCGGCGGCACCGTTCGCCTCAAAGACACACCCGGTGGCGGCGCAACGTTCGAGGTGTGGATCCCGAAGGCTCCTCCGGATGCGCCCTCGGGCCAGCACAAGCGCTCGAACGACGAGGAGTGA
- a CDS encoding PD-(D/E)XK nuclease superfamily protein codes for MSLQTLSPSRAGDFKTCPQLFKFRAIDRLPEPTTIYQARGTTAHLALERLYDLPAPERTAERLYELFRQAWTELRDNEEYLELFEDSDAERRWGMESMALLGNYFALEDPTEVSPLHRELNMLEQLDGMAIRGILDRIDETADGDLVILDYKTGKAPPERYAMGAFFALKIYALLVRKRTGRTPIEVRLLYLNGPTMYRLGIDDSKLDAVERAVRALWDRIDQAIAEERFPANPGPLCDWCSFKDRCPAWARSPET; via the coding sequence ATGAGTCTCCAAACCCTTTCCCCAAGCAGGGCCGGCGATTTCAAGACGTGTCCGCAGCTGTTCAAGTTCCGCGCCATCGACCGGCTCCCGGAACCGACCACGATCTATCAGGCGCGAGGCACCACGGCCCATCTCGCCCTGGAACGCCTCTACGATCTGCCCGCTCCGGAGCGCACCGCAGAGCGGCTCTATGAGCTGTTTCGACAAGCATGGACCGAGCTGCGCGACAACGAGGAGTACCTCGAACTGTTCGAGGACAGCGATGCCGAACGCCGCTGGGGCATGGAGAGTATGGCCTTGCTCGGCAACTATTTCGCTCTCGAGGATCCGACCGAGGTGTCGCCGCTGCATCGCGAACTCAACATGCTCGAGCAACTCGACGGCATGGCGATTCGCGGCATCCTGGATCGAATCGACGAGACCGCAGACGGCGACCTCGTCATCCTCGACTACAAGACCGGGAAAGCCCCTCCTGAGCGCTATGCCATGGGCGCGTTCTTTGCCCTGAAGATCTACGCCCTGCTCGTCCGTAAGCGGACCGGTCGCACGCCGATCGAAGTCCGTCTGCTCTATCTGAACGGCCCCACCATGTACCGGCTCGGCATCGACGACAGCAAGCTCGATGCCGTGGAGCGCGCAGTTCGAGCGTTGTGGGATCGCATCGACCAGGCGATCGCCGAAGAACGGTTCCCGGCGAATCCGGGACCACTGTGCGACTGGTGCTCGTTCAAAGATCGGTGTCCGGCGTGGGCACGGTCGCCAGAGACCTGA
- the carC_1 gene encoding 2-hydroxy-6-oxo-6-(2'-aminophenyl)hexa-2, 4-dienoic acid hydrolase, translating to MQGAIVALTTIAGMFGERYGDHRPAVLALHGWGRDHSDFAAALHDIPSIALDLPGFGASAAPESVMGTDGYARAVGAVLAEFSSPPVVIGHSFGGRVALNLAATRPVSGLVLVSVPLLRTAPVRRPSLGYRLRKSFRFLLGEDRLERARHRYGSPDYRAATGVMRDILVAAVNETYEDLLPKIECPTRLVWGREDREVPVHVAEAAAELIPDARLRVVPDVGHHPLIDAPEIVRAEILELL from the coding sequence ATGCAGGGTGCGATAGTGGCGCTGACAACAATTGCCGGCATGTTCGGGGAGCGCTACGGCGACCATCGACCCGCCGTCCTCGCCCTTCACGGCTGGGGAAGGGACCACTCCGATTTCGCAGCCGCGCTCCATGACATTCCTTCGATCGCGCTCGACCTCCCCGGCTTCGGTGCGTCCGCTGCTCCCGAGTCTGTCATGGGAACCGACGGCTATGCCAGAGCGGTGGGGGCGGTTCTCGCGGAGTTCTCCTCACCGCCGGTCGTGATCGGGCACTCCTTCGGAGGGCGGGTCGCTCTCAATCTCGCAGCGACTCGACCGGTCTCCGGCCTCGTGCTGGTGAGTGTCCCGCTGCTGCGCACGGCGCCCGTCCGTCGGCCATCGCTCGGCTACCGGCTGAGGAAGTCGTTCCGGTTTCTCCTGGGAGAGGATCGACTGGAGCGCGCCAGGCACCGATATGGATCGCCGGATTACCGGGCGGCGACCGGAGTCATGAGGGACATCCTGGTGGCTGCGGTGAACGAGACCTATGAGGATCTCCTGCCGAAGATCGAGTGCCCCACCCGGCTCGTATGGGGCAGGGAAGATCGCGAAGTGCCGGTCCACGTCGCCGAGGCCGCCGCCGAGCTCATACCCGACGCTCGCCTCAGGGTCGTGCCCGATGTCGGGCACCACCCTCTGATCGACGCACCGGAGATCGTGCGAGCAGAGATCCTGGAGCTGCTGTGA
- the inhA gene encoding enoyl-[acyl-carrier-protein] reductase [NADH], producing the protein MLLTRKRFLITGVLTDDSIAWHTARVAQEEGAEVLLTGFGRGLGLTQRSARRLPSPPDVIELDVNDPSHVEALVDDISSRWGSLDGALHAIAFAPDDALGGKFLSTPPESAQTAFMTSAFSFKTIAACLAPLMPSGGSLVTLDFDNRQAWPEYDWMGVAKAALESVTRYLARDLGPRRIRVNAVAAGPLGTVAARSVPGFERFEKVWGARAPLAWNVEDATPVARMVCLLLSDWTSMTTGELVHVDGGFHAIAAGAE; encoded by the coding sequence ATGTTGTTGACAAGGAAGCGGTTTCTCATCACCGGAGTGCTCACCGACGACTCGATCGCGTGGCACACGGCGCGAGTGGCGCAAGAAGAGGGCGCGGAGGTACTGCTCACCGGCTTCGGTCGTGGTCTGGGGCTCACGCAGCGGTCTGCCCGGCGGCTTCCCAGCCCGCCCGACGTCATCGAGTTGGACGTGAACGATCCTTCCCACGTCGAAGCGCTCGTCGACGACATTTCCTCTCGGTGGGGAAGTCTGGATGGGGCACTGCACGCGATCGCCTTCGCCCCGGACGATGCTCTCGGCGGCAAGTTCCTGAGCACTCCGCCAGAGAGTGCTCAGACCGCGTTCATGACGTCGGCCTTCTCGTTCAAGACGATCGCGGCCTGCCTCGCGCCGCTCATGCCGTCGGGCGGCTCGCTCGTCACGCTCGATTTCGACAATCGCCAGGCCTGGCCCGAGTACGACTGGATGGGGGTTGCGAAGGCGGCGCTCGAGTCGGTGACCCGTTATCTCGCCCGTGACCTCGGCCCACGGAGGATTCGAGTCAACGCCGTTGCCGCTGGTCCGCTTGGGACCGTTGCGGCACGGTCGGTTCCCGGCTTCGAGAGGTTCGAGAAAGTCTGGGGGGCGCGGGCGCCGCTGGCGTGGAATGTCGAGGACGCGACTCCCGTGGCAAGAATGGTGTGCCTGCTGCTGTCGGACTGGACGTCGATGACGACCGGGGAACTCGTCCATGTCGACGGAGGATTCCACGCGATCGCCGCCGGAGCCGAATAG
- the gdhA_1 gene encoding glutamate dehydrogenase gives MESISKGVEAREWESQMYREAVAQFDRVAEIMNLDTNVWERLRYPQRSLVVTFPYRRDKYSDVETLFGYRVQHVLTMGPTKGGIRFAPDVNLGEVAALAMLMTWKTSIVELPFGGAKGGVRVNPLELSLPELQRVTRRYTVEVINFIGPNKDIPAPDMGTNEQTMAWIMDTYSQEVGHTEPAVVTGKPPALGGSVARREATGRGVVSLLPAAANHAGVNLSGARVIVQGFGNVGRYAAIAATEMGCSVVAVSDIHGGICDPEGLEIGKVVRWVDEHGFLDGYPDADPIGNAELLELPCEILIPAAVAGVIHKDNAERVQARIIAEGANAPTTMEADQILGDKGVFLIPDILANSGGVTVSYFEWVQDLQNYFWTENETVARLREIMNRAFDEVLSISIKRNVDMRTAALIKGVHRVAEAKLIRGVYP, from the coding sequence ATGGAAAGCATTTCAAAGGGTGTCGAGGCCCGGGAGTGGGAGTCACAGATGTATCGCGAGGCGGTCGCGCAGTTCGACCGCGTCGCGGAGATCATGAATCTGGACACGAACGTTTGGGAGCGCCTCCGCTACCCCCAGCGGTCGCTCGTCGTGACGTTTCCGTACCGTAGAGACAAGTACTCCGACGTGGAGACCCTGTTCGGGTACCGGGTCCAGCATGTGTTGACGATGGGACCGACGAAGGGTGGGATCCGGTTCGCACCGGATGTGAACCTGGGCGAAGTTGCCGCCCTTGCCATGCTCATGACCTGGAAGACGTCGATCGTCGAACTGCCGTTCGGAGGCGCCAAGGGCGGCGTCCGCGTCAACCCGCTCGAGCTGAGCCTGCCGGAGCTTCAGCGGGTCACCAGACGCTACACCGTCGAGGTGATCAATTTCATCGGGCCCAACAAGGACATCCCCGCTCCGGACATGGGGACCAATGAGCAGACGATGGCCTGGATCATGGACACGTACAGTCAGGAAGTCGGACACACGGAGCCTGCGGTCGTCACGGGGAAGCCACCGGCGCTCGGTGGGTCGGTCGCTCGAAGAGAGGCGACGGGTCGCGGTGTCGTCAGCCTGCTCCCTGCGGCAGCCAACCACGCCGGCGTGAACCTCTCGGGTGCCAGGGTGATCGTCCAGGGGTTCGGCAACGTCGGGCGGTACGCGGCGATCGCCGCCACGGAGATGGGGTGTTCCGTCGTCGCCGTCTCGGACATTCACGGTGGGATCTGCGATCCGGAAGGACTCGAAATCGGCAAGGTCGTGCGATGGGTCGATGAGCACGGGTTTCTCGACGGGTATCCCGATGCGGATCCGATCGGCAATGCAGAGCTACTCGAACTACCGTGCGAGATCCTCATCCCTGCTGCGGTTGCCGGCGTCATCCACAAGGACAACGCCGAGAGGGTGCAGGCACGAATCATTGCCGAGGGAGCCAACGCTCCGACCACGATGGAGGCCGACCAGATCCTCGGGGACAAAGGTGTGTTCCTCATTCCGGATATCCTTGCCAACTCCGGCGGGGTCACGGTCTCCTATTTCGAGTGGGTCCAGGATCTACAGAACTACTTCTGGACCGAGAATGAAACGGTGGCACGGCTGCGCGAGATCATGAACAGGGCTTTCGACGAGGTGCTGTCCATCAGCATCAAACGCAACGTCGACATGCGCACGGCGGCGCTGATCAAAGGCGTGCACAGGGTCGCCGAGGCGAAACTGATCCGCGGCGTCTACCCGTAG
- the murF gene encoding UDP-N-acetylmuramoyl-tripeptide--D-alanyl-D-alanine ligase translates to MIDILTSAAAIAASGLSMLRWVRVAQREHYLPGSVVRFAVRWWGSRIVNLAGFVLAVAGAIVSIWVRPVGLVTAAIIAFGPLGLGVRGRTAPLAWTPRLRRTVGAAAALLFLLLAVGGAGVVAVMVAPAIPLLVDAALWLLWPVEVRSSTRFVDEASRRLASVAPTVVAITGSFGKTTTKAHVGRLLRNRRRVVVSPASFNNRLGLARSINEQLTPGTEVFVAEMGTYGRGEIRALCEWIRPTVSVITAIGPVHLERFGTLEAVASAKAEIVDGSQTLVLNIDHPQLAELADAEEGRREVIRCSSSSARADVYVGPDSMVYLRGQAIGATSDGEAFPGNVACAVGVLAAIGLTADPADLASLERPAHRRQVATAQSGAVVIDDTYNANPVGARAALSMLGRYASPGARRVVVTPGLVELGRRQFAENVALAEHAAREATDIVIVGRTNRRALLEGSRGAMSVRVVDSREEAVAWVRRTLGPGDAVVYENDLPDHYP, encoded by the coding sequence GTGATCGACATCCTCACGTCGGCAGCAGCCATCGCCGCCTCAGGGTTGTCGATGCTGCGCTGGGTCCGCGTGGCCCAGCGTGAGCACTACCTGCCTGGCTCAGTCGTCCGATTCGCGGTGCGGTGGTGGGGGAGCCGTATCGTGAACCTCGCCGGATTCGTGCTTGCGGTGGCCGGAGCGATCGTGTCGATCTGGGTGCGGCCGGTGGGCCTGGTGACGGCGGCCATCATTGCCTTCGGCCCACTCGGGCTCGGTGTGCGCGGGCGGACCGCGCCACTCGCATGGACCCCCCGCCTTCGTCGTACGGTCGGGGCGGCCGCCGCGCTCTTGTTCCTCCTGCTCGCCGTCGGCGGCGCCGGAGTGGTGGCGGTCATGGTGGCGCCGGCGATACCTCTGCTCGTGGATGCTGCACTGTGGCTGCTGTGGCCAGTGGAAGTTCGATCCAGCACCCGCTTCGTCGATGAGGCCTCGCGACGCCTCGCCTCGGTCGCTCCGACGGTTGTCGCGATCACCGGCTCGTTCGGCAAGACCACGACGAAGGCCCACGTCGGTCGACTTCTGCGGAATCGGCGCCGGGTGGTCGTCAGCCCGGCCAGCTTCAACAACCGTTTGGGTCTGGCGCGTTCCATCAACGAACAACTCACGCCCGGAACCGAGGTCTTCGTCGCCGAGATGGGGACCTACGGGCGAGGCGAGATTCGAGCACTGTGTGAGTGGATTCGTCCAACGGTATCGGTGATCACCGCCATCGGCCCCGTCCATCTCGAACGATTCGGCACGCTCGAAGCGGTCGCCTCGGCGAAAGCCGAGATCGTCGATGGCTCGCAGACACTCGTGCTGAACATCGACCATCCGCAGCTCGCTGAACTCGCCGACGCCGAGGAGGGACGCAGGGAAGTGATTCGATGTTCTTCGAGTTCCGCACGGGCCGATGTCTATGTCGGGCCGGACTCGATGGTCTATCTCCGTGGGCAAGCCATCGGTGCGACCTCCGATGGGGAGGCATTCCCGGGGAATGTGGCGTGCGCAGTCGGGGTGCTGGCAGCAATCGGTCTGACTGCAGACCCTGCGGATCTGGCCTCGCTGGAGCGCCCTGCGCACCGCCGGCAGGTGGCGACCGCGCAAAGCGGCGCGGTCGTCATCGACGACACCTACAACGCGAATCCGGTGGGGGCACGGGCCGCCCTGTCGATGCTGGGACGCTATGCGTCCCCCGGAGCAAGGCGCGTCGTCGTCACTCCTGGCCTCGTCGAGTTGGGTCGGCGGCAGTTTGCGGAGAATGTGGCCCTGGCCGAACATGCTGCGAGAGAGGCGACGGACATCGTGATCGTCGGGCGCACGAACAGGCGGGCGCTGTTGGAAGGATCGCGCGGCGCGATGTCCGTTAGGGTTGTTGATTCCCGGGAGGAGGCAGTTGCCTGGGTGCGACGAACGCTCGGTCCCGGTGACGCGGTCGTCTACGAGAACGACCTGCCGGACCACTACCCGTAA
- the pcrA_2 gene encoding ATP-dependent DNA helicase PcrA, giving the protein MNEQRIDPAGWPDAIRRAEGSQIVVGGPGTGKTEFLVRRAHHLLEDGVRAENLLLLSFSRRGVADLKERLESLLRRSGVAVPVATFHSLASRLLETFGQGLLGWTSRPTLLTGPEQVAVVHELLETEDPARWPLPFRSLLPTNAFAGEVTDFVLRCSEQLIDPDRLASITSERADWKALPAFLERYGERLRTIGRTDYGSLLADAVNVLESPQARDAVADQYRFVLVDEYQDTTPAQVGLLQRLTAVGRNLTVAADPYQSIYSFRGADLHNVALFPELFTGPGGEAARRLILTTSFRVPGQILAAAERVTAGGALPGAAGPVTPAPGSGSVEVYGFTQQSEEAEWLAREIQRLHLEEECPYASMAVFVRSKRRFLPELSRSLERRGIPHDQPDARLADHPTVRVIFDCAIAATASGIEQDRAVRRILLGPFFRIPLGRLRELERSRTEGDTPWSDIIRTGIEDGHPLADLLADATWATSASAVDGFWNIWTSLPQIADIVADPERREERAAWTSLAQVLGRLAERDPSTTLNDYRLLTNQEDFEATPLLSYREPEEDRLTLTTLHQSKGLQFDFVFIADAVEGTFPDLRSRESLLGSRHLTPSIPDDTPGYLRFRLQEEMRLAYTAISRARKRVVWTCTSRGFDEGRGMPSRFLPAVAGVPTVEAAISRPPERTKPVTTLEAEAWLRRIVGDPGEAPVVRTAALSLLLEGSRWGLRPWHEFAGVRRRGPDTGLVGIDLVMSPSKAEAYHTCPRKFAFERLLHVGDEPSSYASLGSVVHEALERAERSAMARGDRHADLDEAFEHLSALWDPSEFGGEPWASAWFRRAERILTHLYEHWPGTGLPVALERWLDLDIEGATWHGKADRIEVTEHGMVIVDYKTGATPLSLAEAAVSIQLGFYAMAAEEDPELSRYGPVVGAEMWYPAKTDAKSVSVRKLDLEQMDAIIEAMAAIVVGIRNEDWTPATGRACEYCRVRLVCPEWPEGREAFRP; this is encoded by the coding sequence ATGAACGAGCAGCGCATCGATCCTGCCGGGTGGCCGGACGCGATACGTCGTGCAGAAGGGTCCCAGATCGTCGTCGGTGGCCCCGGAACCGGCAAGACGGAGTTCCTCGTTCGGAGGGCGCACCATCTGCTCGAAGATGGCGTGCGGGCGGAGAACCTGCTACTGCTGTCTTTCTCGCGACGGGGCGTGGCAGACCTGAAGGAGAGACTGGAGTCGCTCCTGCGACGTTCCGGCGTCGCGGTGCCGGTGGCCACGTTCCACTCGCTCGCTTCCCGTCTGCTGGAGACATTCGGACAGGGGCTCCTCGGGTGGACAAGCCGGCCGACATTGCTGACCGGCCCGGAACAGGTAGCGGTGGTCCACGAGCTCCTGGAGACGGAAGACCCGGCACGGTGGCCACTCCCGTTTCGTTCCCTCCTCCCGACCAACGCCTTCGCAGGCGAGGTCACGGACTTCGTGCTGAGATGCAGCGAGCAACTGATCGACCCGGACCGCCTCGCCTCGATTACTTCGGAGCGTGCCGACTGGAAGGCACTGCCCGCGTTTCTCGAACGGTATGGGGAAAGACTGCGCACGATCGGCCGCACCGACTACGGTTCCCTGCTGGCCGATGCAGTGAACGTTCTCGAGAGCCCGCAAGCCAGAGACGCGGTCGCCGATCAGTACCGTTTCGTTCTCGTCGACGAGTACCAGGACACGACTCCTGCACAAGTCGGATTGCTGCAACGCCTGACGGCGGTCGGCCGGAATCTGACGGTCGCGGCCGATCCGTACCAATCGATCTACAGCTTCAGAGGAGCCGACCTCCATAACGTCGCCCTCTTTCCCGAGCTCTTCACCGGACCAGGTGGGGAAGCCGCCCGACGCTTGATCCTCACGACTTCCTTTCGAGTGCCCGGACAGATCCTGGCTGCGGCGGAGCGTGTCACGGCCGGAGGGGCACTGCCGGGAGCTGCCGGACCGGTGACGCCTGCGCCGGGAAGCGGCAGCGTCGAGGTGTACGGCTTCACGCAGCAGAGCGAGGAGGCCGAATGGCTGGCCCGCGAGATCCAACGCCTCCACCTCGAGGAAGAGTGTCCCTACGCGTCCATGGCCGTCTTCGTCCGGTCCAAACGGCGGTTCCTCCCCGAGCTGTCCCGCTCTCTCGAGCGAAGGGGGATACCCCACGATCAACCTGACGCCCGTCTCGCCGATCACCCCACGGTTCGCGTGATCTTCGACTGCGCCATCGCCGCAACCGCGAGCGGTATCGAACAGGACCGTGCGGTCCGGCGCATCCTGCTGGGTCCGTTCTTTCGCATCCCCCTCGGTCGCCTCCGCGAACTCGAACGTTCGCGCACGGAAGGGGACACTCCGTGGAGTGACATCATCCGAACGGGCATCGAGGATGGACATCCCCTCGCCGATCTCCTCGCGGACGCCACATGGGCGACGAGTGCCTCTGCAGTCGACGGATTCTGGAACATCTGGACATCGCTTCCGCAGATCGCCGACATCGTCGCCGATCCCGAGCGGAGAGAGGAACGTGCAGCATGGACATCGCTCGCACAAGTCCTCGGCCGGCTTGCGGAACGAGACCCCTCCACGACCCTGAACGACTACCGGCTGCTGACGAACCAGGAGGATTTCGAGGCGACCCCTCTCCTCTCGTACCGGGAGCCCGAGGAAGACCGGCTGACGTTGACGACGCTGCACCAGTCGAAGGGCCTCCAGTTCGACTTCGTCTTCATCGCAGACGCCGTCGAAGGGACCTTTCCCGATCTTCGGTCCAGAGAGTCGCTCCTCGGTTCGAGACATCTCACCCCTTCGATTCCCGACGACACACCGGGCTATCTCCGGTTCCGCCTCCAGGAGGAAATGCGTCTCGCCTACACGGCGATCAGTCGGGCACGCAAGCGAGTGGTGTGGACCTGCACTTCACGCGGGTTCGATGAAGGGCGAGGGATGCCCAGCCGCTTCCTCCCTGCCGTGGCGGGGGTCCCGACGGTCGAAGCTGCGATATCGCGGCCGCCGGAGCGGACGAAACCGGTGACCACCCTCGAAGCGGAGGCATGGCTGCGACGGATCGTCGGCGACCCGGGGGAAGCTCCGGTCGTGCGCACCGCGGCGCTCTCGCTCCTCCTCGAAGGATCCCGATGGGGTCTCCGGCCGTGGCACGAGTTCGCCGGGGTCCGCCGTCGCGGGCCCGACACCGGTCTCGTCGGCATCGACCTGGTGATGTCACCGTCGAAGGCCGAGGCGTACCACACGTGTCCCCGCAAGTTCGCGTTCGAACGTCTCCTCCATGTCGGCGACGAGCCCAGCTCCTACGCGTCGCTGGGATCGGTCGTGCATGAGGCGCTCGAGAGAGCCGAACGGTCGGCCATGGCGCGAGGCGACCGGCATGCCGACCTCGATGAGGCCTTCGAACACCTCTCGGCGCTGTGGGACCCTTCGGAATTCGGAGGAGAGCCCTGGGCCTCGGCCTGGTTCCGGCGGGCCGAACGCATCCTCACCCATCTCTACGAACATTGGCCGGGAACAGGTCTGCCCGTCGCTCTGGAGCGATGGCTCGATCTCGACATCGAGGGTGCCACATGGCACGGGAAAGCCGACCGGATCGAGGTCACGGAGCACGGCATGGTGATCGTGGACTACAAGACGGGAGCGACCCCACTCTCATTGGCAGAAGCCGCCGTCTCCATCCAGCTCGGCTTCTACGCCATGGCGGCGGAGGAAGACCCCGAGTTGTCACGGTATGGCCCCGTCGTGGGAGCAGAGATGTGGTATCCGGCGAAGACGGACGCGAAATCCGTCTCCGTCCGCAAACTCGATCTGGAGCAGATGGATGCAATCATCGAAGCGATGGCAGCCATCGTCGTCGGCATCCGAAACGAGGATTGGACACCTGCGACCGGTCGCGCATGCGAATACTGCCGCGTTCGGCTCGTCTGTCCCGAATGGCCCGAGGGACGGGAAGCCTTTCGACCATGA